The following are encoded together in the Nocardioides okcheonensis genome:
- the purD gene encoding phosphoribosylamine--glycine ligase, giving the protein MKVLVVGTGGREHALALSLSLDPAVQEVHAAPGNPGIAEVATLHAVDPMDGAAVAALAATIGADLVVVGPEAPLVAGVADAVREAGIAVFGPSRAAARLEGSKAFSKDVMARAGVPTAGSRTCTTAEEVAAALDAFGAPHVVKDDALAAGKGVVVTTDRDEALAHAAGCDRVVVEEFLDGPEFSLFVVCDGEVGRPLQPAQDFKRIHDGGRGPNTGGMGSYSPLPWLPAGTVDLVMEQVVAPTLAEMRRLGAPFVGCLYVGLALTADGPRVIEFNCRFGDPDVQPVLALLTSPLGVLLKAAADGDLAGAPEPTFADGAAVSVVLASAGYPETSSKGDVVRGVGRANGVHDVDVIHAGTALVDAPEAGDPDHRHLVTAGGRVLAVRAVGYDVADARARAYAAADLISFDGQQRRSDIAAEPLGVVEGAASRG; this is encoded by the coding sequence GTGAAGGTGCTCGTCGTCGGCACCGGCGGCCGGGAGCACGCGCTCGCCCTGTCCCTCTCGCTCGACCCGGCCGTGCAGGAGGTGCACGCCGCCCCTGGCAACCCCGGAATCGCCGAGGTCGCCACGCTGCACGCCGTCGACCCGATGGACGGCGCGGCCGTCGCGGCGCTGGCCGCCACGATCGGCGCCGACCTGGTCGTCGTCGGCCCCGAGGCGCCGCTCGTCGCGGGCGTCGCCGACGCCGTGCGGGAGGCCGGCATCGCGGTCTTCGGCCCGTCGCGGGCCGCGGCCCGCCTCGAGGGCTCGAAGGCCTTCTCCAAGGACGTGATGGCGCGCGCCGGCGTGCCGACCGCGGGCTCGCGGACCTGCACCACCGCCGAGGAGGTCGCGGCCGCGCTCGACGCGTTCGGTGCGCCCCACGTCGTCAAGGACGACGCGCTGGCCGCCGGCAAGGGCGTCGTGGTCACCACCGACCGCGACGAGGCGCTCGCCCACGCCGCCGGCTGCGATCGCGTCGTGGTCGAGGAGTTCCTCGACGGGCCCGAGTTCTCGCTGTTCGTCGTCTGCGACGGCGAGGTCGGCCGTCCGCTCCAGCCCGCCCAGGACTTCAAGCGGATCCACGACGGCGGTCGCGGACCCAACACCGGCGGCATGGGGTCGTACTCCCCGCTCCCGTGGCTGCCCGCGGGCACCGTCGACCTGGTCATGGAGCAGGTGGTCGCGCCCACCCTCGCCGAGATGCGCCGGCTCGGCGCGCCGTTCGTCGGCTGCCTCTACGTCGGCCTGGCGCTGACCGCCGACGGGCCGCGGGTGATCGAGTTCAACTGCCGCTTCGGCGACCCCGACGTGCAGCCGGTGCTGGCGCTGCTCACCTCGCCGCTGGGCGTGCTGCTGAAGGCGGCGGCCGACGGCGACCTCGCCGGCGCTCCGGAGCCGACCTTCGCCGACGGCGCCGCGGTGTCGGTGGTGCTGGCGAGCGCGGGCTACCCCGAGACCTCGTCGAAGGGCGACGTCGTCCGCGGCGTGGGCCGCGCCAACGGCGTCCACGACGTCGACGTGATCCACGCCGGCACGGCGCTCGTCGACGCGCCCGAGGCCGGCGACCCCGACCACCGCCACCTCGTCACCGCCGGCGGGCGGGTGCTGGCCGTGCGCGCCGTCGGCTACGACGTCGCCGACGCCCGCGCCCGGGCGTACGCCGCCGCCGACCTGATCTCCTTCGACGGCCAGCAGCGCCGCTCCGACATCGCCGCGGAGCCGCTGGGCGTCGTGGAGGGCGCCGCGTCCCGCGGCTGA
- a CDS encoding adenylosuccinate synthase, with protein sequence MPAIVVLGAQWGDEGKGKATDLLATTDPIDFVVRTSGGHNAGHTIVVNGEKYATHLLPSGILTPGATSVIAGGVVVSPEALFRELDGLVARGVEVADLKVSANAHVIASYHATIDKVTERFLGKNQIGTTGRGIGPAYADKINRVGVRIADLFDEKILAQKVEAALDLRNHLLTKVYNRRAIEVEAVVEELTSYAERLRPMVCDTSLLLNKALDAGQTVLFEGAQATMLDVDHGTYPFVTSSNPVAGGVCVGAGIGPTRIDRVIGVIKAYTTRVGSGPFPTELFDEDGVQLQQLGGEIGVSTGRTRRCGWYDAVVARYASRVNGLTEFFLTKLDILGAWERIPVCVAYEIDGQRVDEMPMTQTEFHHATPVYEYFEGWGSDISGCRSFDELPKNAQVYVKALEEMSGAKFWGVGVGPGREQTLVVNG encoded by the coding sequence ATGCCCGCAATCGTCGTGCTCGGTGCCCAGTGGGGTGACGAGGGCAAGGGCAAGGCCACCGACCTGCTCGCCACCACCGACCCGATCGACTTCGTCGTCCGCACCAGCGGCGGCCACAACGCCGGCCACACCATCGTCGTCAACGGCGAGAAGTACGCCACGCACCTGCTGCCGAGCGGGATCCTGACGCCGGGTGCGACGTCGGTGATCGCGGGCGGCGTGGTCGTCTCCCCGGAGGCGCTGTTCCGCGAGCTCGACGGGCTCGTCGCGCGCGGCGTCGAGGTGGCCGACCTCAAGGTGAGCGCCAACGCCCACGTCATCGCCAGCTATCACGCCACCATCGACAAGGTCACCGAGCGCTTCCTCGGCAAGAACCAGATCGGCACCACCGGCCGCGGCATCGGCCCGGCGTACGCCGACAAGATCAACCGCGTCGGCGTGCGGATCGCGGACCTCTTCGACGAGAAGATCCTGGCCCAGAAGGTGGAGGCCGCGCTCGACCTGCGCAACCACCTGCTGACCAAGGTCTACAACCGCCGCGCCATCGAGGTCGAGGCGGTCGTCGAGGAGCTCACGTCCTACGCCGAGCGGCTGCGACCGATGGTGTGCGACACGTCGCTGCTGCTCAACAAGGCGCTGGACGCCGGCCAGACGGTCCTCTTCGAGGGCGCCCAGGCCACGATGCTCGACGTCGACCACGGGACGTACCCCTTCGTCACGTCGTCCAACCCGGTCGCCGGCGGCGTCTGCGTCGGCGCGGGCATCGGCCCGACCCGGATCGACCGGGTCATCGGCGTGATCAAGGCGTACACGACCCGCGTCGGCTCCGGCCCGTTCCCCACCGAGCTCTTCGACGAGGACGGCGTCCAGCTCCAGCAGCTCGGCGGCGAGATCGGCGTCTCGACCGGTCGCACCCGCCGGTGCGGCTGGTACGACGCGGTCGTCGCCCGCTACGCCAGCCGGGTCAACGGCCTCACCGAGTTCTTCCTCACCAAGCTCGACATCCTCGGCGCGTGGGAGCGGATCCCGGTCTGCGTCGCCTACGAGATCGACGGCCAGCGCGTCGACGAGATGCCGATGACCCAGACCGAGTTCCACCACGCCACGCCGGTCTACGAGTACTTCGAGGGCTGGGGCTCCGACATCTCCGGCTGCCGCAGCTTCGACGAGCTCCCGAAGAACGCCCAGGTCTACGTCAAGGCGCTCGAGGAGATGTCCGGCGCGAAGTTCTGGGGCGTCGGGGTCGGGCCCGGCCGTGAGCAGACCCTGGTGGTGAACGGGTGA
- a CDS encoding diacylglycerol/lipid kinase family protein, which produces MRSLLVITNAGAGTSDEENLATALAVLREEASVEVARTSNPGELDGVLHRAGGRTVVVAGGDGSMHAVVTALHKRRELSGATLALLPMGTGNDFARGNDIPLDIAEAARLVLTGEPRPVDLLLDETGNVVVNNVHVGVGAQASRKGAKWKGRLGSIGVGKVNLGKLGYPIGAALSAFHPPSWRLRVEVDGEVVNDVDRPVLMVAIGNGANVGGGTELNPDADTEDGRLDVMISRAVRPTAKVGYVVGLSRGRHDERDDVVTLRGRSVKVSGDEFWLSADGEISGPERSRSWRLESGAYRMILP; this is translated from the coding sequence GTGCGCTCTCTGCTGGTCATCACCAACGCGGGCGCCGGCACCTCGGACGAGGAGAACCTCGCCACGGCGCTGGCGGTCCTGCGCGAGGAGGCGTCGGTCGAGGTGGCGCGCACCTCCAACCCGGGCGAGCTCGACGGCGTGCTGCACCGCGCGGGCGGGCGTACGGTCGTGGTCGCCGGCGGCGACGGCAGCATGCACGCGGTCGTCACCGCGCTGCACAAGCGCCGCGAGCTGTCGGGAGCCACGCTCGCGCTGCTCCCGATGGGCACCGGCAACGACTTCGCCCGCGGCAACGACATCCCGCTCGACATCGCCGAGGCGGCCCGCCTGGTGCTGACCGGCGAGCCGCGCCCGGTCGACCTGCTGCTCGACGAGACCGGCAACGTGGTCGTCAACAACGTGCACGTCGGCGTCGGCGCGCAGGCCAGCCGCAAGGGCGCGAAGTGGAAGGGCCGGCTCGGCTCGATCGGCGTCGGCAAGGTCAACCTCGGCAAGCTCGGCTACCCGATCGGCGCCGCGCTGTCCGCCTTCCACCCGCCGAGCTGGCGCCTGCGCGTCGAGGTCGACGGCGAGGTCGTCAACGACGTCGACCGGCCCGTGCTGATGGTCGCCATCGGCAATGGCGCCAACGTCGGCGGCGGGACCGAGCTCAACCCGGACGCCGACACCGAGGACGGCCGGCTCGACGTCATGATCAGCCGGGCCGTGCGACCGACCGCCAAGGTCGGCTACGTCGTGGGGCTCAGCCGCGGCCGCCACGACGAGCGCGACGACGTCGTCACGCTGCGCGGGCGCTCGGTGAAGGTCAGCGGCGACGAGTTCTGGCTGTCGGCCGACGGCGAGATCTCCGGCCCGGAGCGCAGCCGCAGCTGGCGGCTGGAGTCGGGCGCGTACCGGATGATCCTGCCCTGA
- a CDS encoding helix-turn-helix domain-containing protein, whose protein sequence is MARAEDGRLVAAFGLPERVEPLYRRILPGSGQALEQVAASLLLPVEELLARLQPLVALSIASVEDGVLHVVDPATATSRALAQQAEKLLVASRELNRIADVLPGLTEVRDEHVHHEQLVDGDVSAMSDVPSLIAQWVRENRGDLSFLRPDQWRFPSESEMAVAVGNAVRSGRRVRAIYPARALSEAPEVLRTRAAIGEEIRVVPSVLTRLVVVGPRRAIVPEPLGVGAERRVVVRQPAVVGMFQAYFDLLWESAGRVDARVGRLPEHDQRRLLLAELADGVKDEQIARNLDISLRTVRRRVAALMDELDVDTRFQAGVEAAHRGWL, encoded by the coding sequence GTGGCGCGCGCGGAGGACGGCCGGCTGGTGGCGGCCTTCGGCCTGCCCGAGCGCGTCGAGCCGCTCTACCGCCGCATCCTCCCGGGCTCGGGCCAGGCCCTCGAGCAGGTCGCCGCCAGCCTGCTGCTGCCCGTCGAGGAGCTGCTCGCCCGCCTGCAACCCCTCGTGGCGCTCAGCATCGCGAGCGTCGAGGACGGGGTGCTGCACGTCGTCGACCCCGCCACCGCGACCAGCCGGGCCCTGGCCCAGCAGGCCGAGAAGCTGCTGGTCGCCAGCCGCGAGCTCAACCGCATCGCCGACGTGCTGCCCGGGCTGACGGAGGTCCGCGACGAGCACGTGCACCACGAGCAGCTCGTCGACGGCGACGTCTCCGCGATGAGCGACGTGCCGTCCCTGATCGCGCAGTGGGTGCGCGAGAACCGCGGCGACCTGAGCTTCCTGCGGCCCGACCAGTGGCGCTTCCCGAGCGAGTCCGAGATGGCCGTCGCGGTGGGCAACGCGGTGCGGTCGGGTCGACGGGTCCGGGCCATCTACCCCGCCCGGGCGCTGTCGGAGGCGCCGGAGGTGCTGCGCACCCGCGCCGCGATCGGTGAGGAGATCCGGGTGGTGCCGAGCGTGCTGACCCGGCTGGTCGTGGTCGGCCCGCGCCGCGCGATCGTCCCCGAGCCGCTGGGGGTCGGCGCCGAGCGCCGCGTGGTGGTCCGCCAGCCGGCCGTGGTCGGGATGTTCCAGGCCTACTTCGACCTGCTGTGGGAGTCCGCCGGCCGGGTCGACGCGCGCGTGGGTCGGCTGCCGGAGCACGACCAGCGCCGGCTGCTGCTCGCCGAGCTCGCCGACGGCGTCAAGGACGAGCAGATCGCGCGCAACCTCGACATCAGCCTGCGCACCGTGCGCCGGCGGGTCGCGGCGCTGATGGACGAGCTCGACGTCGACACCCGCTTCCAGGCCGGCGTCGAGGCCGCCCACCGCGGCTGGCTCTAG
- the lysS gene encoding lysine--tRNA ligase yields the protein MARGGQQKGDPVDWVTRAADDAVRHAGEGNLVTVASGASPSGPIHLGNLREFITPHFVAEELRRRGVAVRHLHSWDDYDRFRKVPAGVPAEWAEHIGRPLTAVPDPWECHASWAEHFKAPLQEALAELGVEMEEVSQTEMYTSGAYRDQVLLAVSRRADIEAVLAKHRTKKVTAGEDASEQEAADLADSVANEDAGAAESADAMARFPYRPYCRQCGRDTVTTTAYDDATTTLSYTCSSCGFEDTTDLSTDTDGKLVWKVDWPMRWAYEKVNFEPAGRDHMTPGSSYTVGTEIAPSIFDWRAPARVIYAFVGFAGVQKMSSSAGGVPTATDALRVLESPMLRWLYVRRAPTQAFDIDFGPAVVRLYDEWDALGRKAADPAKADVATLAWHRASSTAAAGTLPTSAVPVPFRTLSSVADVTAGSADLISRIIESSGFPHDSVDDLQPRLSKAMQWTAEHVPADERTTVRETPDTDRLAALTEDEELWLRIFLDRLPEDGDLESVTAVVYGTPKVARGLGFDDAPTEQVKADQKDFFRLLYNLLVDADRGPRLPTLVLALGHERVRRLLGG from the coding sequence ATGGCGCGAGGTGGGCAGCAGAAGGGTGATCCCGTCGACTGGGTGACGCGGGCGGCGGACGACGCCGTGCGCCACGCCGGCGAGGGCAACCTCGTCACGGTGGCCTCCGGCGCCTCCCCCAGCGGCCCGATCCACCTGGGCAACCTGCGCGAGTTCATCACCCCGCACTTCGTCGCCGAGGAGCTGCGCCGCCGCGGCGTCGCGGTGCGCCACCTGCACTCCTGGGACGACTACGACCGCTTCCGCAAGGTCCCGGCCGGCGTCCCGGCCGAGTGGGCCGAGCACATCGGGCGCCCGCTGACCGCCGTGCCCGACCCCTGGGAGTGCCACGCGAGCTGGGCCGAGCACTTCAAGGCGCCGCTGCAGGAGGCCCTCGCCGAGCTCGGCGTGGAGATGGAGGAGGTCTCCCAGACGGAGATGTACACCTCCGGCGCCTACCGCGACCAGGTGCTGCTCGCGGTGTCCCGCCGCGCGGACATCGAGGCGGTGCTGGCCAAGCACCGCACCAAGAAGGTCACCGCGGGCGAGGACGCGTCCGAGCAGGAGGCGGCCGACCTCGCCGACTCCGTCGCCAACGAGGACGCCGGCGCCGCGGAGTCCGCCGACGCGATGGCGCGCTTCCCCTACCGGCCGTACTGCCGCCAGTGCGGCCGCGACACCGTCACCACGACGGCCTACGACGACGCCACCACGACGCTGTCCTACACCTGCTCCTCGTGCGGCTTCGAGGATACGACCGACCTGTCGACCGACACCGACGGCAAGCTGGTGTGGAAGGTCGACTGGCCGATGCGCTGGGCCTACGAGAAGGTCAACTTCGAGCCCGCCGGTCGCGACCACATGACGCCCGGCTCGTCCTACACCGTCGGCACCGAGATCGCGCCGTCCATCTTCGACTGGCGCGCCCCGGCCCGGGTGATCTACGCCTTCGTGGGCTTCGCCGGCGTGCAGAAGATGTCGTCCTCGGCCGGCGGCGTCCCGACCGCGACCGACGCGCTGCGGGTCCTCGAGTCGCCGATGCTGCGCTGGCTCTACGTCCGCCGCGCCCCGACCCAGGCGTTCGACATCGACTTCGGCCCCGCCGTCGTGCGGCTCTACGACGAGTGGGACGCGCTGGGCCGCAAGGCCGCCGACCCCGCAAAGGCCGACGTCGCCACCCTCGCCTGGCACCGTGCGTCGTCGACGGCCGCCGCCGGCACGCTGCCCACCTCGGCCGTCCCGGTCCCGTTCCGCACGCTGTCGTCGGTCGCGGACGTCACCGCCGGCTCGGCCGACCTGATCTCCCGGATCATCGAGTCGTCGGGCTTCCCGCACGACTCCGTGGACGACCTCCAGCCGCGGCTGTCGAAGGCGATGCAGTGGACCGCCGAGCACGTCCCGGCCGACGAGCGCACCACCGTCCGCGAGACGCCCGACACCGACCGCCTCGCCGCGCTCACCGAGGACGAGGAGCTGTGGCTGCGGATCTTCCTCGACCGGCTGCCCGAGGACGGCGACCTCGAGTCCGTGACGGCCGTGGTCTACGGAACCCCGAAGGTCGCCCGCGGCCTCGGCTTCGACGACGCCCCGACCGAGCAGGTCAAGGCGGACCAGAAGGACTTCTTCCGGCTGCTCTACAACCTGCTGGTCGACGCCGACCGCGGTCCCCGGCTCCCCACCCTCGTCCTGGCCCTCGGCCACGAGCGGGTGCGCCGGCTGCTGGGCGGCTGA
- a CDS encoding type IV toxin-antitoxin system AbiEi family antitoxin domain-containing protein, protein MAARQHGIFTRAQAIRSGYTEREVAALTRPDGQWAVVRLGVYCERSLVTPLDLRSKWLLKDHAAVLSSRRPATASHDSAARLLRIDTLDTSAPASHLTLFGPRGSRTNGGLTRHRDQLPLCVECVDGVLTTSYARTAIDIARWHGYRHGVVAIDAVRRLGVPRSDLEAELERMRQHPHIARAKAALADSNPGADSVLETLGRELVASLDIGDVETQFAVRIVGDRVVWCDIRVGCHFFECEGKLKLVPVSRGGVAEEPPEDVLWKQQARRTDVCAEGFGMSRIVWADCFEPGWERARERLRREYAVTVARFGRTPTPEQLEFAANHPRRRPATLWTPELTAAA, encoded by the coding sequence GTGGCAGCCCGGCAGCACGGGATCTTCACGCGCGCCCAGGCGATCCGATCTGGCTACACCGAACGCGAGGTGGCGGCGCTCACCAGGCCTGACGGGCAGTGGGCTGTGGTGCGGCTCGGGGTCTACTGCGAGCGCTCACTGGTCACTCCCCTCGACCTGCGGTCGAAGTGGTTGCTGAAGGACCACGCGGCCGTGCTGTCGTCGCGCCGGCCCGCCACAGCCAGCCACGACTCGGCCGCGCGTCTGCTGCGCATCGACACCCTCGACACGTCCGCCCCTGCGAGCCATCTCACGCTCTTCGGGCCGCGCGGCAGTCGTACCAACGGCGGGCTCACCCGACACCGGGACCAGCTGCCACTGTGCGTCGAGTGCGTCGACGGTGTCCTCACCACGTCGTACGCGCGGACCGCGATCGACATCGCGAGATGGCACGGCTATCGCCACGGGGTGGTCGCCATCGATGCCGTGCGCCGGCTCGGCGTACCGCGGTCCGACCTCGAGGCCGAGCTCGAGCGCATGCGACAGCACCCCCACATCGCGAGGGCGAAGGCCGCGCTGGCCGACTCGAATCCCGGGGCCGACTCGGTGCTGGAGACGCTGGGGCGCGAGCTCGTCGCGTCGCTGGACATCGGCGACGTCGAGACGCAGTTCGCCGTACGCATCGTCGGCGACCGCGTGGTGTGGTGCGACATCCGGGTCGGCTGCCACTTCTTCGAGTGCGAGGGGAAGCTGAAGCTGGTGCCGGTCTCGCGAGGTGGCGTGGCCGAGGAGCCGCCCGAGGACGTGCTGTGGAAGCAGCAGGCCCGACGTACGGATGTCTGCGCCGAGGGCTTCGGCATGTCCCGCATCGTGTGGGCGGACTGCTTCGAGCCCGGCTGGGAACGGGCGCGCGAGCGGCTGCGTCGCGAGTACGCCGTCACAGTGGCGCGCTTCGGCCGGACCCCCACCCCCGAGCAGCTCGAGTTCGCCGCGAACCATCCGCGACGCCGCCCCGCGACCCTCTGGACTCCCGAGCTCACTGCCGCGGCGTGA
- a CDS encoding acyl-CoA thioesterase, with the protein MGQTFTTEIQARFRDINLAGHVDNVEAVRVLDEARYEFLRFARLPGLPDGATGLLHGVDAGVSELVASQTIEYHAEMRFVPYQPFLASLWVSRVGSSSFTVSAELRVEAGGRPAAVWECVNVLWDHHAASAWTISDAVRADLEAYAGDPVALRR; encoded by the coding sequence ATGGGCCAGACCTTCACGACCGAGATCCAGGCACGCTTCCGCGACATCAACCTCGCGGGGCACGTCGACAACGTCGAGGCCGTCCGGGTGCTCGACGAGGCCCGCTACGAGTTCCTGCGCTTCGCCCGGCTCCCCGGCCTCCCCGACGGCGCGACCGGGCTGCTGCACGGCGTCGACGCCGGGGTCTCCGAGCTGGTCGCCTCGCAGACCATCGAGTACCACGCCGAGATGCGCTTCGTGCCCTACCAGCCGTTCCTGGCCTCGCTCTGGGTCTCCCGGGTGGGCTCGTCCTCCTTCACCGTCTCCGCGGAGCTCCGCGTCGAGGCGGGCGGGCGCCCGGCCGCCGTGTGGGAGTGCGTCAACGTGCTGTGGGACCACCACGCCGCGTCCGCGTGGACGATCAGCGACGCCGTCCGCGCCGACCTGGAGGCGTACGCCGGCGATCCGGTGGCCCTGCGTCGCTGA
- a CDS encoding DUF3151 domain-containing protein, with amino-acid sequence MTSGPFGGDLMAGPPPTHLPADPADAALAGGEQPAAVVRQHPASPAAWAALAAHAKEQGADDVTVYAYARVGYHRSLDMLRRNGWKGHGPVPWEHEPNRGFLRALALLALSARAIGETDEWERCSTFLRDSSPAAADELL; translated from the coding sequence ATGACCTCCGGACCCTTCGGCGGTGACCTGATGGCAGGTCCCCCGCCCACCCACCTGCCCGCCGACCCCGCCGACGCCGCCCTCGCCGGGGGCGAGCAGCCCGCCGCCGTCGTCCGGCAGCACCCGGCGTCGCCGGCCGCGTGGGCCGCGCTCGCCGCGCACGCGAAGGAGCAGGGCGCCGACGACGTGACGGTCTACGCCTACGCCCGGGTCGGCTACCACCGCTCGCTCGACATGTTGCGCCGCAACGGCTGGAAGGGCCACGGCCCGGTGCCGTGGGAGCACGAGCCCAACCGCGGCTTCCTCCGCGCCCTCGCGCTGCTCGCGCTGTCCGCGCGTGCCATCGGCGAGACCGACGAGTGGGAGCGCTGCTCGACCTTCCTGCGCGACTCGAGCCCCGCGGCGGCCGACGAGCTGCTCTGA
- a CDS encoding DUF3311 domain-containing protein codes for MAIAAVLLVIPIVALLWVPSYARDEPELWGFPFFFWYQFLWVFICSALTWAAYKLTLSARGLTSHKAGEGR; via the coding sequence ATGGCCATCGCCGCCGTCCTGCTCGTCATCCCGATCGTCGCCCTGCTGTGGGTGCCGTCGTACGCCAGGGACGAGCCCGAGCTCTGGGGCTTCCCGTTCTTCTTCTGGTACCAGTTCCTCTGGGTCTTCATCTGCTCGGCGCTGACCTGGGCCGCCTACAAGCTCACCCTCTCGGCCCGCGGGCTGACCTCCCACAAGGCGGGTGAGGGCCGATGA
- the mctP gene encoding monocarboxylate uptake permease MctP yields MTAHTTVLATDTGGVNGVALAVLIALFLLVSVAGFMASRFKRGESLESLDEWGLGGRKFGTWITWFLLGGDLYTAYTFVAVPAAMFATGAVAGFFAVPYTIVLYPIIFIFMARLWSVSHRHGYVTTADFVRGRYDSRGLSLAVAVTGFVATMPYIALQLVGIQAVLEVAGVGGGDNIVAKDAPLFIAFAVLAAFTYSSGLRAPAVIAFVKDILIYLVIIVAVIYLPGQVGGWDNIFGSAQEKMATVNEATGKPTGSFLPGVGQGWAYATLALGSAMALFMYPHSVTASLSSSSRNTIRRNAAILPAYSFVLGLLALLGWVAIAAGTQPIGLDGEPNAQLVIPQLFEDMFPAWFAGVAFAAIAIGALVPAAIMSIAAANTFSRNIYKEWLKPDATPKQEAKVSKLMSLLVKAFALIFVLTLDKQNAINFQLLGGIWILQTFPAVVFSLFTRWFHRWALLAGWAVSMVYGTIEAYQVINPVTGKHFGGSLAMVPGLDEMGYIAMTAFAINLVIAVVLSAILNAAKVPNGSDETIPFDYFADADDPRVQKDLAEHSSHGEPYGDPDDIPGNAPAR; encoded by the coding sequence ATGACCGCGCACACCACCGTGCTGGCCACCGACACCGGCGGGGTCAACGGTGTCGCGCTGGCCGTGCTGATCGCGCTGTTCCTGCTGGTCAGCGTCGCCGGCTTCATGGCCTCGCGCTTCAAGCGGGGCGAGTCGCTCGAGTCGCTCGACGAGTGGGGCCTGGGCGGCCGCAAGTTCGGCACCTGGATCACCTGGTTCCTGCTCGGCGGCGACCTCTACACGGCGTACACGTTCGTGGCGGTGCCGGCGGCGATGTTCGCGACCGGCGCGGTCGCCGGCTTCTTCGCCGTGCCCTACACGATCGTGCTCTACCCGATCATCTTCATCTTCATGGCGCGGCTGTGGTCGGTGAGCCACCGCCACGGCTACGTCACGACCGCCGACTTCGTCCGCGGCCGCTACGACAGCCGCGGCCTCTCGCTCGCCGTGGCCGTCACCGGCTTCGTCGCCACGATGCCCTACATCGCGCTCCAGCTCGTCGGCATCCAGGCCGTGCTCGAGGTGGCCGGCGTGGGCGGCGGCGACAACATCGTCGCCAAGGACGCGCCGCTGTTCATCGCGTTCGCGGTGCTGGCGGCGTTCACCTATTCCAGCGGCCTGCGCGCCCCCGCGGTGATCGCGTTCGTGAAGGACATCCTGATCTACCTCGTGATCATCGTCGCGGTGATCTACCTGCCCGGCCAGGTCGGCGGGTGGGACAACATCTTCGGCTCCGCGCAGGAGAAGATGGCGACGGTCAACGAGGCCACCGGCAAGCCGACGGGCTCGTTCCTGCCCGGCGTCGGCCAGGGCTGGGCCTACGCCACCCTCGCGCTCGGGTCGGCGATGGCGCTGTTCATGTACCCGCACTCGGTGACCGCGTCGCTGTCGTCGAGCTCGCGCAACACGATCCGTCGCAACGCCGCGATCCTGCCGGCGTACTCCTTCGTGCTCGGCCTGCTGGCCCTGCTCGGCTGGGTCGCGATCGCCGCCGGGACGCAGCCGATCGGGCTCGACGGCGAGCCGAACGCCCAGCTCGTCATCCCGCAGCTGTTCGAGGACATGTTCCCGGCCTGGTTCGCCGGGGTGGCGTTCGCCGCGATCGCGATCGGCGCCCTCGTGCCGGCCGCCATCATGTCGATCGCCGCTGCCAACACCTTCAGCCGCAACATCTACAAGGAGTGGCTCAAGCCCGACGCCACCCCGAAGCAGGAGGCCAAGGTCTCCAAGCTGATGTCGCTGCTGGTCAAGGCGTTCGCGCTGATCTTCGTGCTGACGCTCGACAAGCAGAACGCGATCAACTTCCAGCTCCTCGGCGGCATCTGGATCCTGCAGACCTTCCCGGCCGTGGTGTTCAGCCTCTTCACCCGGTGGTTCCACCGGTGGGCGCTGCTGGCGGGCTGGGCGGTGTCCATGGTCTACGGCACCATCGAGGCCTACCAGGTGATCAACCCGGTCACCGGCAAGCACTTCGGCGGCTCGCTGGCGATGGTGCCGGGCCTCGACGAGATGGGCTACATCGCGATGACCGCCTTCGCGATCAACCTGGTCATCGCCGTGGTCCTCAGCGCAATCCTCAACGCGGCCAAGGTCCCGAACGGGTCGGACGAGACGATCCCGTTCGACTACTTCGCCGACGCCGACGACCCGCGCGTGCAGAAGGACCTCGCCGAGCACTCCTCGCACGGCGAGCCCTACGGCGACCCGGACGACATCCCGGGCAACGCGCCGGCGCGCTGA